The Geobacillus stearothermophilus ATCC 12980 genome contains a region encoding:
- a CDS encoding sigma-70 family RNA polymerase sigma factor — MTVYPPPLSKSKLDALISAYQQTKTEEAATALLVRFEPLIAAAAKKMARSRPDFYEDLFQVGRLSFLRLLDHYDPNQGTNFESYAMKSLIGYMKNYLRDKAWYIQVPRRVKEKGSKVQQAIDELTVKLERSPNIDEIAAHLGLSVEETIEILAGRDHYQAISLDAPVQDGEKDATTIGEFVADEANEIESLIERMDLEQAIGKLSEQEQIVIDAVFRRGETQRSLAERLGVSQMTISRIQKRAIEKLKRQLAAAYPS; from the coding sequence ATGACTGTATATCCCCCTCCTCTGTCCAAGAGCAAGCTTGACGCCCTTATTTCCGCCTATCAACAAACGAAGACGGAAGAAGCGGCGACAGCGTTGCTCGTGCGTTTTGAGCCGCTCATTGCGGCCGCAGCGAAAAAAATGGCGCGCAGCCGCCCTGATTTTTACGAAGACTTGTTTCAAGTCGGCCGACTGTCGTTTTTGCGCCTTCTTGACCATTACGACCCGAACCAAGGAACAAACTTTGAATCGTATGCGATGAAAAGCTTGATCGGCTATATGAAAAACTATTTGCGCGACAAAGCGTGGTATATCCAAGTGCCGCGCCGGGTGAAAGAGAAAGGAAGCAAAGTGCAGCAAGCCATCGACGAACTGACCGTCAAGCTCGAGCGGTCGCCGAACATAGATGAAATTGCCGCCCATTTAGGCTTATCGGTGGAAGAGACGATCGAGATTTTAGCCGGCCGCGACCATTACCAGGCGATTTCGCTCGACGCCCCGGTCCAAGACGGGGAAAAGGATGCGACGACGATCGGTGAATTCGTCGCGGATGAAGCGAACGAAATCGAGTCGCTGATCGAGCGAATGGATTTAGAGCAGGCGATCGGCAAACTGAGCGAGCAAGAACAAATCGTCATCGACGCCGTCTTCCGCCGCGGCGAGACGCAACGGTCGCTCGCTGAACGGCTTGGCGTCTCGCAAATGACGATCAGCCGCATTCAAAAGCGGGCGATCGAAAAGCTGAAACGGCAGCTGGCCGCTGCCTACCCGTCGTAA
- a CDS encoding SpoIIE family protein phosphatase has protein sequence MKEYERYRLVRLHSAMAVLAAGMFGLLLFAASRLPVSPEFYHSIHLALGLAVTVVCWLVAVQGWSVFPHTLSMERLMMGALFFSSGLLFSLHVVLSFASDGVEASPFSLSARLTLAWGLLFLFSRRDEVMERRSGQRWQAFFAAFAYAAVVGLFIHWVAPLWPGDGTSRWPLWWKAGEGIAGLLDAGAALLVWRRWRQGSSRSFLYWLLALWWFALGQWLLMLGGGHALWGQLYEMTGFLYVVRAMYVETVEKPYVELKQHKQQLEMMANALGEGLMMLNRDGRIVWMNPEAGRLLGLDPEEAKGKPLFSFVSLAGPDGSAWDWKRLRRVVKQLKSGEVIRVEEEPFRRHDGVCLPVGYTLAPVMENGALTGLVAVLRDMTEKKEKDRLEREREQLDFELSLAANMQRALLQTSSKADLPSYVDISALSVPARVLSGDFYHFAVHQTSVSACIADVSGKGIPAAMLMTLMKFILDRTVHYGTQPHVYLDLLNRFAYDYTEPSIFVTMFVGNYNEKTHTFSYACAGHEPALWYRAKTKQCVPLHAKGCALGLFPQFSFETKSVVLEPGDFVLLYTDGVTEKRGEEADDDFSVLASMVARVNLDQPAAQIVCDLYEHIKAYHQYEQKDDQTLLLLRRR, from the coding sequence GTGAAGGAATACGAACGATATCGCCTGGTGCGTCTGCACAGCGCGATGGCCGTGCTGGCGGCCGGAATGTTTGGCTTGCTTCTGTTTGCGGCCAGCCGGTTGCCTGTTTCGCCCGAATTCTATCATTCTATTCATCTTGCCTTAGGGCTCGCCGTGACGGTCGTTTGCTGGCTTGTCGCCGTGCAAGGATGGTCTGTGTTTCCGCATACGTTGTCAATGGAGCGGCTGATGATGGGGGCGCTGTTTTTCTCCTCAGGCTTGTTGTTTTCGCTGCATGTTGTCTTGTCTTTTGCATCTGATGGTGTGGAAGCGTCCCCTTTTTCGCTCTCGGCCCGATTGACGCTTGCCTGGGGGCTTCTTTTTCTGTTTTCGCGCCGCGATGAGGTGATGGAGCGGAGGAGCGGGCAACGGTGGCAAGCGTTTTTCGCCGCTTTTGCTTATGCGGCGGTCGTTGGGCTATTCATCCATTGGGTAGCGCCACTTTGGCCGGGAGACGGGACAAGCCGCTGGCCGCTCTGGTGGAAGGCCGGCGAAGGGATTGCCGGTTTGCTCGATGCGGGCGCCGCTTTGCTTGTATGGCGTCGTTGGCGGCAAGGGAGTTCCCGATCCTTCCTGTACTGGCTGCTGGCGTTATGGTGGTTTGCCCTCGGCCAATGGCTGCTTATGCTTGGCGGCGGCCATGCGCTATGGGGGCAGCTGTATGAAATGACCGGATTTTTGTATGTCGTGCGTGCAATGTACGTCGAGACGGTCGAAAAACCGTACGTGGAGCTGAAACAGCACAAACAGCAGCTGGAAATGATGGCGAACGCCCTTGGCGAGGGATTGATGATGTTAAACCGCGACGGCCGGATCGTATGGATGAACCCGGAAGCGGGCCGTTTGCTTGGCCTTGATCCGGAGGAAGCGAAAGGGAAGCCGCTGTTTTCCTTTGTCTCGCTCGCCGGGCCGGATGGGTCCGCGTGGGACTGGAAGCGGCTGCGCCGTGTTGTCAAACAGCTGAAAAGCGGCGAGGTGATTCGCGTCGAGGAGGAGCCGTTTCGCCGCCATGACGGCGTGTGCCTGCCGGTCGGCTACACGCTGGCACCGGTGATGGAAAACGGTGCGCTGACAGGGCTTGTCGCCGTTTTGCGCGACATGACGGAGAAAAAAGAAAAAGATCGGCTCGAGCGCGAGAGGGAACAGCTCGACTTTGAACTGTCGCTTGCCGCGAATATGCAACGGGCGCTTTTGCAGACATCGTCGAAGGCGGATTTGCCTTCGTACGTCGATATCAGCGCCCTCAGCGTCCCTGCCCGAGTGTTGAGCGGCGATTTCTACCACTTTGCCGTCCATCAAACATCGGTCTCAGCTTGCATTGCCGATGTATCGGGAAAAGGGATTCCAGCGGCAATGCTCATGACGCTGATGAAATTTATTCTGGACCGGACCGTTCATTACGGAACGCAGCCGCACGTGTATCTTGACCTGCTGAACCGATTCGCCTACGACTACACCGAGCCGTCGATTTTTGTCACGATGTTTGTCGGCAATTACAACGAAAAGACGCATACGTTCTCGTACGCGTGCGCTGGGCACGAACCGGCGCTTTGGTACCGGGCGAAAACGAAACAATGCGTGCCGCTTCACGCGAAAGGGTGCGCGCTCGGGTTGTTTCCGCAATTTTCGTTTGAGACGAAGTCGGTAGTGCTCGAGCCGGGTGATTTTGTGCTGCTGTACACCGATGGGGTGACCGAAAAACGCGGCGAAGAGGCGGACGATGATTTTTCCGTCCTCGCCTCGATGGTTGCCCGCGTCAATTTGGACCAGCCGGCAGCGCAAATCGTCTGCGATTTGTACGAGCATATCAAGGCGTACCACCAATACGAACAAAAAGACGACCAGACGTTGTTGTTGCTCCGCCGCCGCTAA
- a CDS encoding FMN-dependent NADH-azoreductase — translation MTNVLYITAHPHDDTQSYSMAVGKAFIETYKQVHPDHEVIHLDLYKEYIPEIDVDVFSGWDKLRSGKSFEELSDEEKAKVGRMNELCEQFISADKYVFVTPMWNFSFPPVLKAYIDAVAVAGKTFKYTEQGPVGLLTDKKALHIQARGGFYSEGPAAEMEMGHRYLSVIMQFFGVPSFEGLFVEGHAAVPEKAEEIKANAIARAKDLAHTF, via the coding sequence ATGACAAACGTATTGTACATCACCGCCCATCCGCACGACGACACGCAGTCTTACAGCATGGCGGTCGGAAAGGCGTTCATTGAGACGTACAAACAAGTGCATCCGGATCATGAAGTCATTCATCTCGACTTATACAAGGAATACATTCCGGAAATCGACGTCGACGTGTTCAGCGGCTGGGACAAGCTTCGCTCCGGGAAATCGTTTGAAGAGCTGTCTGACGAAGAAAAAGCGAAAGTCGGGCGGATGAACGAGCTGTGCGAGCAGTTTATTTCCGCCGACAAATACGTATTCGTCACGCCGATGTGGAACTTTTCGTTCCCTCCGGTGTTAAAGGCGTACATTGACGCCGTGGCGGTCGCCGGCAAGACGTTTAAATATACGGAACAAGGGCCGGTCGGATTGCTTACTGATAAAAAAGCGCTCCACATTCAAGCGCGCGGCGGTTTCTACTCCGAAGGCCCGGCGGCGGAAATGGAAATGGGCCATCGGTATTTAAGCGTCATCATGCAATTTTTCGGTGTTCCGTCATTTGAAGGGTTGTTTGTCGAAGGGCATGCGGCGGTGCCGGAAAAGGCGGAAGAAATTAAAGCGAACGCCATCGCTCGGGCGAAAGACTTGGCGCACACGTTTTAA